A window of the Desulforapulum autotrophicum HRM2 genome harbors these coding sequences:
- a CDS encoding ribonuclease T2 family protein, with protein MKYWTKLIAVSLWLSLVVTVNSWPQISLTGYFIATENCPALQSFKKGTNPGNIGLTPDMAYELIGKNKVEASHYRIRVKNADPKERWVSASCGFIITDCKKSGINTGSSSNPDSSLPEYLLAISWQPAFCQNHPLKAECETQDTNRYDASHFTLHGLWPQPESNIYCNVSNVNKNLDSRNIWAQLPQPDISPATFEDLIEVMPGVASYLHLHEWIKHGTCYSPTPEEYFVESIMLTEQINSSVVRDFFAENIGKTIRVSDIKAKFNEAFGPGAGDKVNVKCSKGMITELWINLQGDITSRSNLSTLLLQADSVSSNCQAGLIDPVGYQ; from the coding sequence ATGAAATACTGGACAAAATTGATAGCGGTATCGCTTTGGCTGTCACTCGTTGTGACGGTAAACAGCTGGCCTCAGATTTCGCTGACCGGTTATTTTATTGCCACTGAAAATTGCCCGGCCCTGCAGTCGTTCAAAAAAGGCACAAATCCCGGGAATATCGGACTAACACCGGACATGGCATATGAATTGATCGGCAAAAACAAAGTGGAAGCCTCCCATTACCGGATTCGGGTAAAGAATGCCGATCCAAAAGAGCGCTGGGTGTCTGCATCCTGTGGTTTTATTATAACGGATTGTAAAAAATCAGGGATTAACACAGGGTCTTCATCCAATCCTGATTCTTCTTTACCCGAATATCTGTTGGCCATCAGCTGGCAGCCGGCATTCTGCCAAAATCACCCGTTAAAAGCCGAATGTGAAACCCAGGATACAAACCGCTATGATGCAAGCCACTTTACGCTTCACGGATTATGGCCTCAGCCGGAATCTAACATTTATTGTAATGTCAGCAATGTGAATAAAAATCTCGACAGCCGGAATATATGGGCGCAGCTTCCCCAACCGGATATTTCACCTGCCACTTTTGAAGACCTGATTGAGGTAATGCCCGGGGTGGCTTCTTACCTTCACCTCCATGAATGGATAAAACATGGCACCTGCTACTCACCCACGCCGGAAGAATATTTTGTGGAGTCCATAATGCTGACCGAACAGATCAATTCTTCGGTTGTCAGGGATTTTTTTGCTGAAAATATCGGTAAAACCATCCGTGTATCTGACATCAAGGCCAAATTTAATGAAGCTTTTGGCCCTGGAGCCGGAGACAAAGTCAACGTCAAATGCAGTAAGGGTATGATCACTGAGCTCTGGATCAACCTTCAGGGTGACATTACGTCCCGGTCAAATCTTTCCACCCTGCTTTTGCAAGCGGACTCCGTCTCTTCCAATTGCCAGGCCGGTCTGATTGATCCGGTCGGGTATCAGTGA
- a CDS encoding penicillin acylase family protein, producing MIKRFLVGLLVITGMVFFGQGQSIALNLADIETPSEKAIQDFEPVEVLVSFQEGANPDTFEAWLNGQNITDRFTATENGMKAQLTRADGLRTLDEGENGSIKGKGRNFLNTYVGGAGHKKDRDRVKFYVKTGMVETVQDDKGVWFITGSDQVSLYYIFEAMGYAVAADRLWQMETYRRQGRGTLAEIFGPDQLPTDVFIRTIGYSDEELTQGFLNLEPDVQKVVKGYIAGINRRINEIRNDPSLLPFEFAALGAKLGTTFIPADWTHGDVLSWIAMLLRNFDPEALDTGQMDNAALYQNMVAQFGASGSAMFQDLRWTNDPEAQTYIVGGLTAAGAVVPEDVDNDDDFSEVAEQMKARCRDFKEKLKKIKAHVKMGSYAWVVSGDKTESGNPILYSGPQMGFSVPSIVMEGSLQAGGIDVSGMSVPGIPVIIIGRTPHHAWSMQVGHSHTTDYYLESPDSVFLHRYETIKVAGQNDVILPVFRTSHGPVVNPMPFDPTTYESDPANPIVAWKYVHWGYEFDTIGGFLKLGKATSMDEFGAAIENVGVSQHFCYADRDGNIAYWMSGRDPLRPAGEWRLPQGAAGIPLEWDADVLIQRSTDRNAARGFYGGWNNKTNPDYASGFNDPGTAYGPFHRSHVIYDYFEETISSPDGRLSFENLRDLALNIATTDSFGSGGNPWKFVANDFIAAVSDSESDEDRQAALDLMSDWDGHFVSGGPDFWAWGMDRADAWVLMDVWIRKVINMTFADELAVDDGSGNMVLKESKQILFNVLLHGLAGSESGIVNNYYWFQNVDSGAPQAADAIIVAALDFALAELGSRPWGVGARGLIEYNHLMLETVHTMPFSSRSTYAQCVEYGADGPVRIESMFPLGESGDIRVGAGGAPVYDPNFFSMTPVFDGFTHRPFPLFDK from the coding sequence ATGATTAAACGATTTTTAGTAGGTCTGCTGGTCATTACCGGTATGGTCTTTTTCGGACAAGGACAGTCCATAGCTTTAAACCTGGCCGATATCGAAACGCCCTCAGAGAAAGCAATACAGGATTTTGAGCCGGTAGAGGTTCTTGTCAGCTTTCAGGAGGGTGCGAATCCAGATACGTTCGAAGCCTGGCTGAATGGTCAAAATATCACCGACAGGTTTACAGCCACGGAAAACGGAATGAAAGCTCAACTTACGCGTGCCGATGGCCTGCGAACATTAGATGAAGGCGAGAATGGATCTATTAAAGGAAAAGGCAGGAATTTTCTTAATACATACGTGGGTGGGGCAGGCCATAAGAAAGATCGTGACCGGGTAAAGTTTTATGTTAAAACCGGCATGGTTGAAACGGTTCAGGATGACAAAGGTGTTTGGTTTATTACTGGGTCGGACCAGGTCAGCCTGTACTATATTTTTGAGGCTATGGGATATGCTGTGGCTGCTGACCGCCTCTGGCAGATGGAGACCTATCGCCGACAAGGTCGGGGCACCTTAGCCGAAATTTTCGGGCCGGACCAGCTGCCGACAGATGTTTTTATACGTACGATCGGATATTCCGATGAAGAGCTGACCCAGGGATTTCTAAATCTTGAACCGGATGTTCAGAAAGTTGTAAAGGGCTATATCGCCGGGATCAATCGGCGAATAAATGAAATTCGGAATGATCCGTCACTGCTGCCTTTTGAATTTGCTGCATTAGGTGCCAAACTGGGGACGACCTTTATTCCTGCCGACTGGACCCATGGGGATGTACTGTCCTGGATTGCCATGCTGTTGCGCAATTTTGACCCTGAAGCGCTGGATACCGGCCAGATGGACAACGCGGCCCTGTACCAAAACATGGTCGCACAATTTGGAGCCTCGGGATCGGCCATGTTTCAGGATTTACGCTGGACCAATGATCCAGAGGCACAGACCTATATTGTCGGTGGATTAACAGCAGCCGGTGCTGTCGTCCCGGAGGATGTCGACAACGATGATGATTTCAGCGAAGTGGCTGAACAAATGAAAGCGCGATGCCGGGATTTTAAAGAAAAACTAAAAAAAATTAAGGCCCATGTGAAAATGGGAAGCTATGCATGGGTTGTTTCCGGGGATAAAACCGAATCCGGGAATCCGATTCTATATTCCGGACCTCAAATGGGATTTTCTGTTCCGTCAATTGTGATGGAAGGGTCGCTTCAAGCGGGGGGTATCGATGTTTCCGGTATGTCCGTGCCCGGTATCCCCGTTATTATCATCGGTCGTACACCCCATCATGCCTGGTCAATGCAGGTAGGACATTCCCACACGACAGACTATTACCTGGAAAGTCCTGATTCAGTCTTTCTTCATCGGTATGAAACCATCAAGGTGGCAGGACAGAACGATGTGATCCTGCCGGTATTTCGAACATCCCATGGCCCGGTTGTAAATCCGATGCCGTTTGATCCGACAACCTATGAATCTGATCCTGCGAATCCCATTGTTGCCTGGAAGTACGTTCATTGGGGGTATGAATTCGATACCATTGGGGGCTTTTTGAAACTTGGCAAAGCAACCAGCATGGATGAATTCGGGGCGGCGATCGAAAACGTTGGGGTCAGCCAGCATTTCTGTTATGCTGACCGGGACGGCAACATCGCCTATTGGATGTCTGGCCGTGATCCGTTGCGTCCGGCAGGGGAATGGCGTCTGCCGCAAGGGGCAGCGGGCATCCCCCTGGAATGGGATGCCGATGTGTTGATTCAGCGATCCACGGATCGAAATGCCGCCCGTGGGTTCTATGGTGGATGGAACAACAAAACCAATCCCGACTACGCCAGCGGCTTTAACGATCCCGGGACTGCTTACGGCCCTTTCCACAGAAGTCATGTCATATATGACTATTTTGAAGAAACCATTTCTTCACCGGACGGTAGACTCAGTTTTGAAAATTTGCGTGATCTGGCCTTGAATATCGCAACGACAGATTCATTTGGCAGCGGCGGGAACCCCTGGAAATTCGTGGCCAATGATTTTATTGCTGCCGTGTCCGACTCGGAAAGTGATGAAGACCGGCAGGCTGCCCTGGATTTGATGTCTGACTGGGACGGCCATTTTGTTTCCGGTGGACCAGACTTTTGGGCCTGGGGGATGGACCGGGCCGATGCCTGGGTCCTCATGGATGTTTGGATTCGAAAGGTGATCAATATGACCTTTGCGGACGAACTTGCGGTTGATGATGGTTCCGGCAATATGGTGCTGAAGGAAAGCAAGCAAATTCTGTTTAATGTGCTGCTCCATGGTCTGGCAGGGTCTGAATCCGGAATCGTTAACAATTATTACTGGTTTCAAAATGTTGATTCCGGCGCGCCGCAAGCCGCTGATGCCATCATTGTGGCCGCACTGGATTTCGCGCTGGCAGAACTGGGGTCCCGTCCATGGGGTGTCGGTGCTCGAGGTCTCATCGAATACAATCATTTGATGCTTGAAACAGTGCACACGATGCCGTTTTCATCCAGGTCTACCTACGCCCAATGTGTGGAATACGGGGCAGACGGACCTGTTCGTATCGAGAGCATGTTTCCGCTTGGAGAATCAGGAGATATCCGGGTGGGGGCAGGCGGAGCGCCGGTGTATGATCCGAATTTTTTCAGCATGACACCGGTATTTGACGGATTTACCCATCGTCCGTTTCCTCTTTTCGACAAGTAA
- a CDS encoding protein kinase domain-containing protein, producing the protein MGDKNIESSGDTFNENASPIDYEFLKVTRFFKTIDRGGLCPLLNAMTFQRVPAGKKIIKQGEQGDACFIIQKGICTVYIERGCEKYQIARIKKGNIVGEMAILTGEVRSASVEAETDMEFWRISRDQFDDISGKYPDVRNFLTELVTERFSSRKRTAKREIGKYVITDIIGKGGYAMVYGGLHQDLNMAVAVKMMNHNMAMNENFLKKFRNEARLIAQFNHRNIVRVYDIEERFRTIFIIMEFLQGMSLYEELSDVSKLPYPKIVDYLIQISSGLAYAHERGVVHQDIKPANIFIQHGDQVKILDFGVACPIATENTDFLGTPYYMSPEQIEMESVDERSDIYSLGLLAYEMVTGQRPYPDDDLVRLEELHVTEDIPDPRNSDPDIPEELRQFILKACSRDREKRYRNIQEVLAQIQPLKEKYGPGKKDISRGKRKMTSLILFSNEADQLALNRLLEEFSLKAQALGITLKAADFSDI; encoded by the coding sequence TTGGGTGATAAAAATATCGAAAGCTCAGGGGACACCTTCAACGAGAACGCTTCCCCCATAGATTACGAGTTTCTCAAAGTGACCCGGTTTTTTAAGACCATTGATCGAGGCGGATTGTGTCCGCTTCTTAATGCCATGACGTTTCAGCGGGTCCCAGCTGGAAAGAAAATAATAAAACAGGGTGAACAGGGCGATGCCTGTTTTATTATCCAAAAGGGAATCTGTACAGTTTACATTGAACGTGGATGTGAAAAATATCAGATAGCCCGCATAAAGAAAGGAAATATCGTCGGAGAGATGGCCATCCTTACTGGAGAAGTAAGAAGTGCCAGTGTTGAAGCGGAAACAGACATGGAATTCTGGCGAATCTCCCGGGATCAGTTCGACGATATAAGTGGAAAATATCCAGATGTAAGAAATTTTTTGACTGAACTGGTTACGGAGCGTTTCAGTTCAAGAAAAAGAACGGCAAAACGAGAAATAGGCAAGTATGTGATTACGGATATTATTGGGAAAGGGGGGTATGCAATGGTGTATGGCGGCCTGCACCAAGATCTGAATATGGCCGTGGCTGTTAAAATGATGAACCACAATATGGCCATGAATGAAAATTTTCTAAAAAAATTTAGAAATGAAGCACGGCTTATTGCACAATTTAACCACCGGAACATAGTCAGGGTCTATGATATTGAAGAACGCTTTCGAACTATTTTTATCATCATGGAGTTTCTTCAGGGAATGTCCCTTTATGAAGAATTATCAGACGTGTCAAAACTGCCTTACCCCAAAATAGTTGATTATCTTATTCAAATCAGTTCAGGATTAGCCTATGCCCATGAAAGAGGTGTGGTGCATCAGGATATCAAACCGGCCAACATCTTTATCCAACACGGTGATCAGGTTAAAATTCTCGATTTTGGCGTGGCTTGCCCCATTGCAACGGAAAACACTGATTTCCTGGGGACCCCCTATTATATGTCTCCGGAACAGATCGAGATGGAATCCGTTGATGAACGATCCGACATCTATTCCCTTGGTCTATTGGCCTATGAAATGGTCACGGGTCAACGGCCTTACCCTGACGATGACCTTGTCAGGCTGGAAGAGCTGCATGTTACAGAGGATATTCCTGATCCAAGGAATTCTGACCCTGATATCCCGGAAGAATTGAGGCAGTTTATCCTCAAGGCCTGTTCCCGGGACAGGGAAAAAAGATACCGGAACATCCAAGAAGTCCTGGCGCAGATTCAGCCGTTAAAGGAGAAGTACGGCCCTGGCAAAAAAGACATTTCCAGGGGAAAAAGAAAAATGACATCTCTTATTCTTTTTTCTAATGAAGCGGATCAGCTGGCGTTGAATCGGTTGCTGGAGGAGTTCAGCTTAAAAGCCCAGGCACTTGGCATCACCCTGAAAGCCGCGGATTTTTCGGATATCTGA
- a CDS encoding LbetaH domain-containing protein — translation MGTIVINRAVVGTGFVIAASAVVFEQTIIPPYSLVTGSPGKVKKRYENRDEIEQFLKKMSDHYVKSAQNFSTGDLFYQIESVPQ, via the coding sequence ATGGGCACCATTGTGATAAATCGCGCAGTTGTTGGGACAGGATTTGTGATCGCAGCCAGTGCTGTTGTGTTCGAACAAACTATTATACCGCCATATTCCCTTGTTACTGGTTCGCCAGGCAAGGTAAAAAAGAGATATGAAAACAGAGATGAAATTGAGCAATTTTTGAAAAAAATGTCTGATCACTATGTGAAAAGTGCCCAGAATTTCAGTACTGGGGATCTGTTTTATCAAATTGAATCCGTGCCCCAATAG
- a CDS encoding ATP-binding protein has translation MKRKEDFINDKRRISYLGATYNRIYRRQSVLIEGDYGVGKTRFLKLLQPKKLHAVWVESLFNIHETLASILKELNYDTTATYRRTPQYLKMICSLSNCFILIDEANDLDPRVWPYLKRVIDAGVPIVFAGLPKVRTFLTREHPDILSRLKTLILYPIVVEDFIVEYKDIEQEAIEQIYMTTKGDMRKFREICTDCRDRAKELKYTFVDLNLALEFLSDLPPQ, from the coding sequence ATGAAACGAAAAGAAGATTTTATAAATGACAAACGCCGCATTTCTTATCTGGGGGCCACATATAACCGAATCTATCGTAGGCAGAGCGTCTTGATCGAGGGTGATTACGGCGTGGGTAAAACCCGTTTCTTGAAATTGCTGCAACCGAAAAAACTTCATGCCGTCTGGGTGGAGTCACTGTTCAACATACATGAAACCCTGGCATCGATTTTAAAAGAGCTAAATTACGACACAACCGCCACCTACCGGCGAACCCCTCAATATTTAAAAATGATATGCAGTCTGTCCAACTGCTTTATTTTAATCGACGAGGCAAACGATCTCGATCCCCGGGTCTGGCCCTACCTCAAAAGGGTCATTGATGCCGGTGTTCCCATTGTATTTGCAGGATTACCAAAGGTGAGGACATTTTTAACCCGCGAGCATCCAGATATCCTCAGCCGCTTGAAAACGCTTATTTTATACCCGATTGTGGTAGAAGATTTCATTGTCGAGTACAAAGATATTGAACAGGAGGCCATTGAACAGATTTATATGACGACCAAAGGCGATATGAGAAAATTCAGAGAAATTTGTACAGACTGCAGGGACAGAGCAAAGGAGTTGAAATACACCTTTGTCGACCTCAATCTGGCCTTGGAATTTCTCTCTGACCTTCCTCCTCAATAA
- a CDS encoding integrase codes for MDTDNLKVIPNLTLDDRFNLLLHKKIMNKKGSAKRASKKYYKDQYQKTGIIPGPLLLVEKKVMEGRKCSGRPRSFSEQVRRRFIEMVKESCDPSSQQFIFITHKARTIKNYHHWLEKEFKKKISIHALRHCVYRENLKSYLNKPDFEDDVPVQNSFKPEPVFDLIQMDGCVFRYFKIRNDKGHWQKPQVIEFYDTGSRYMFILDAYFSESSWNSVNLFTKFLLARPFPQKKIRIRPDNAKGFLNLKRPINDLNLKHSTPNGFYMEPDFSRIHAPKDKAHLESSHRSLHNFEIRIIKAFEKRIVKTEPGYIFKKGKQEKITVTLLDINLDELKTSSLMEEYRHEHNCTRHYFSEKGKVNAWVPDKKLTDFFETFTSTLTFCPDQVKEHMKYGFRKTKATVSKQKTIRFENQDYYVTMGADKFSSHKSTPVQISRYNDKLFLFEPREDGIFWGEALARKPFEKPLKVLTILPEKNELDQIIDFLEHNSMVVDRPLLIKNYEKGLSMPMAKQILQHNQKRYTTYIKKMQQPTNIKGAVLFNAFILDCESHYRKIHVAPYAFSGEV; via the coding sequence ATGGACACGGATAACCTGAAGGTCATACCTAATCTGACGCTTGATGACCGTTTCAATCTTCTGCTCCATAAAAAGATCATGAACAAAAAAGGCTCAGCCAAACGAGCAAGTAAAAAATATTACAAAGATCAATATCAAAAAACCGGCATTATTCCGGGGCCACTCCTACTTGTGGAAAAGAAAGTCATGGAAGGCCGCAAATGCAGTGGACGTCCCCGCTCTTTCTCCGAACAGGTCCGCAGACGTTTTATAGAAATGGTAAAAGAGTCGTGTGATCCATCAAGCCAACAGTTCATCTTTATTACCCATAAGGCAAGAACCATTAAAAATTATCACCACTGGCTTGAAAAAGAGTTCAAAAAAAAAATCTCCATCCATGCCCTCAGGCACTGTGTCTACCGTGAAAACCTCAAATCATATTTAAACAAACCAGATTTCGAGGACGATGTCCCGGTCCAAAACAGTTTTAAACCAGAGCCGGTGTTTGACCTGATTCAGATGGATGGCTGTGTTTTTAGATATTTTAAGATCAGAAACGACAAGGGTCATTGGCAAAAGCCCCAAGTCATAGAATTTTATGATACGGGCTCTCGTTATATGTTTATCCTGGATGCGTATTTTTCCGAAAGCAGTTGGAACTCCGTGAACCTGTTCACCAAATTTTTACTGGCCAGGCCATTTCCCCAAAAGAAGATTCGTATCCGGCCCGATAATGCCAAGGGTTTTTTGAATCTTAAGCGCCCCATCAACGACTTGAATTTGAAACATTCCACCCCGAACGGGTTTTATATGGAACCTGATTTCTCAAGGATACATGCTCCCAAGGATAAGGCCCACCTGGAATCATCCCACCGCAGCCTTCATAATTTTGAAATCCGAATCATCAAAGCGTTTGAAAAAAGGATCGTAAAGACAGAGCCCGGGTATATCTTCAAAAAAGGAAAACAAGAAAAAATCACCGTTACCCTCCTTGACATAAATTTGGATGAGTTAAAAACAAGCTCACTTATGGAGGAATATCGCCATGAACACAACTGCACACGCCACTATTTCTCTGAAAAAGGAAAAGTCAATGCCTGGGTGCCGGATAAAAAGCTTACAGACTTTTTTGAAACATTTACCAGCACACTGACCTTTTGTCCTGATCAGGTTAAGGAGCACATGAAATATGGATTTAGGAAAACAAAAGCCACGGTATCAAAGCAGAAGACCATCAGATTTGAAAATCAGGATTACTATGTGACCATGGGTGCAGACAAGTTCAGCTCCCATAAAAGTACACCCGTTCAGATATCCAGATACAATGACAAGCTTTTCCTTTTTGAGCCCAGGGAGGATGGTATTTTTTGGGGAGAAGCCCTTGCCCGGAAGCCCTTTGAAAAGCCGTTAAAAGTATTGACCATATTGCCGGAAAAAAATGAACTGGACCAGATCATCGACTTTTTGGAGCACAACAGCATGGTCGTCGATCGACCCCTCCTGATCAAAAATTATGAAAAAGGTCTTTCCATGCCCATGGCAAAGCAAATCCTTCAGCATAACCAGAAAAGATACACCACCTATATAAAAAAGATGCAGCAACCCACGAATATAAAAGGGGCAGTGCTGTTCAATGCCTTTATTCTCGATTGTGAAAGCCATTATCGAAAAATCCATGTGGCACCGTATGCTTTCTCTGGAGAGGTCTAA
- a CDS encoding CHC2 zinc finger domain-containing protein yields the protein MPKKFSSQELFELRNFIPVEMLIREQLEMPSKISEGFFRFLCPICNEFQTAINPATNLARCFRCERNFNTIDLVMTVQRIGFKESVLFLKRLMGKVPDQNKDARQGLQNLVGGIGQTMPGGLG from the coding sequence ATGCCAAAAAAATTTTCATCCCAAGAGTTGTTTGAATTAAGAAATTTTATCCCTGTGGAAATGTTGATAAGGGAGCAACTGGAAATGCCGTCAAAAATCAGTGAAGGCTTTTTCCGTTTTCTATGCCCGATCTGTAATGAATTCCAGACAGCCATAAACCCAGCCACCAACCTGGCCCGGTGCTTTCGATGTGAAAGAAACTTCAACACCATTGATCTTGTGATGACAGTTCAAAGAATCGGTTTTAAAGAGAGCGTTCTGTTCTTAAAACGCCTGATGGGCAAAGTTCCGGATCAGAACAAAGATGCCAGACAGGGGTTGCAAAATCTTGTCGGAGGCATCGGCCAGACCATGCCGGGAGGATTAGGATAA
- a CDS encoding tetratricopeptide repeat protein — protein sequence MEAIEESRHQLDTNLSILVAENMIKEKSENPVREYFFYHDLIRDAAYETILLKHRGNLHRKVGEAIENIFYDQIERFYGLLSYHFAKGSQWNKAQEYLIKAGDQANRIAGDSEALSHYKKAMSAHEKIVGSKLDDFEKAVYHRRLGEIYFRRGEHDKALVSLKHAFKLLGVSYPFGKWETRIAILNQFAKQAIKRFFFIFNKKFTYAKLKPIDQEIIKIFETMAWIDVYINQERLAFDVVSALNHAEQISSLSAAVQGYSGVGFLFDTMGFPFIAQKYHDLAMRLIKTVEEDLITATAYHCLGYHLVFQGKWEDALASYKKSADQFQNIGHLKKWGNAKMMMSVILANQGRFAQSLEICTKIAQLGLESGDHQLRGHALHGAGFNQISKGPLDEAVINLQEAIKLLKSIPDYYALAASYTDLARCYLYDEDFATAYSMLKKTEAMIAQKGIRGFMISLFYNALAETYLTIFEKSIEIRGKVTIGVVKKYILKTIKQAKHFKCGQPKALRLNGAFFWLKGNPKKAHQFWKKGLDLCQELGSRNEEGLIYSDMGKRLNDVQYLQKAQEIFIETGARLDLAHVEKAIENLK from the coding sequence TTGGAAGCCATTGAAGAGAGCCGCCATCAATTGGATACCAATCTGTCCATACTTGTCGCTGAAAACATGATAAAGGAAAAAAGTGAAAATCCTGTGCGGGAGTATTTTTTTTACCATGATTTAATACGGGATGCTGCCTATGAAACCATCCTGTTAAAACATCGAGGGAACCTGCATCGCAAGGTTGGAGAAGCCATTGAAAACATTTTTTATGACCAGATAGAAAGATTTTACGGCCTGCTTTCCTACCATTTTGCAAAAGGGTCTCAATGGAATAAAGCCCAGGAATACCTGATAAAAGCCGGAGACCAGGCCAACCGCATTGCCGGAGATTCAGAAGCTTTGTCCCATTATAAAAAAGCCATGTCCGCCCATGAAAAAATAGTCGGAAGCAAACTTGATGATTTTGAAAAGGCGGTTTATCACCGCAGATTAGGAGAAATCTATTTTCGGCGCGGGGAGCATGACAAGGCCCTGGTATCCCTTAAGCATGCGTTCAAATTATTAGGCGTATCCTACCCCTTTGGCAAATGGGAAACAAGGATCGCAATTTTAAATCAGTTTGCAAAACAGGCCATAAAAAGGTTTTTTTTTATTTTCAATAAAAAATTTACCTATGCCAAATTAAAACCCATTGACCAAGAAATTATTAAAATTTTTGAAACCATGGCCTGGATTGATGTTTATATTAATCAAGAACGTCTTGCTTTTGATGTCGTCTCAGCCTTAAATCATGCTGAACAAATAAGTTCTCTTTCCGCAGCAGTCCAAGGTTACTCAGGAGTGGGATTCTTGTTCGATACAATGGGGTTTCCATTCATTGCTCAAAAATATCATGACTTAGCAATGAGGCTGATTAAAACTGTAGAGGAAGATTTGATTACCGCTACAGCCTATCATTGCTTGGGATACCATTTGGTTTTTCAGGGAAAATGGGAAGACGCATTGGCTTCCTATAAAAAATCAGCAGACCAATTTCAAAATATCGGCCATCTGAAAAAATGGGGCAATGCTAAAATGATGATGAGCGTTATACTTGCCAATCAAGGTCGATTTGCCCAGAGCCTTGAAATTTGTACGAAAATTGCCCAATTAGGTTTAGAAAGCGGAGATCACCAATTGAGAGGGCATGCACTTCATGGAGCTGGCTTTAATCAAATTTCTAAAGGCCCTTTGGACGAGGCTGTCATTAATCTCCAAGAAGCCATCAAGTTATTAAAATCTATTCCGGATTATTATGCATTAGCAGCCTCTTACACAGATCTTGCCAGATGTTATCTTTACGATGAAGATTTTGCGACCGCCTATTCCATGTTAAAAAAAACTGAAGCCATGATCGCCCAAAAAGGGATCCGTGGTTTCATGATCAGCCTGTTCTATAATGCTTTGGCAGAAACCTACTTGACTATCTTTGAAAAATCCATTGAAATCAGGGGGAAAGTTACGATTGGAGTAGTAAAAAAATACATTCTTAAAACAATTAAACAGGCAAAACATTTTAAATGCGGTCAACCCAAAGCATTAAGACTCAATGGGGCGTTTTTCTGGTTAAAAGGAAATCCTAAAAAGGCCCATCAATTTTGGAAAAAAGGTCTTGATCTTTGCCAGGAGTTGGGAAGCCGGAATGAAGAAGGGCTCATATATTCTGATATGGGCAAGCGACTCAATGATGTCCAATATCTGCAAAAGGCCCAGGAGATATTCATTGAAACAGGAGCCAGATTGGATTTGGCCCATGTAGAGAAGGCCATTGAGAACTTAAAATAA
- a CDS encoding MBL fold metallo-hydrolase has protein sequence MRVCKRYEFDHGIKGFTLGWSLAGPPLMAVFFYVFDRVMIDTGQSRMAGESLAIARRHRVDRVFLTHHHEDHSGNGALIHNALGAEIFGHGLTREKLKKPYKILPYQHYVWGTTTPVEVSPLPEFLETSLGRMIPIHTPGHSLDHLVYYLPEKGVVFSGDLYLGDRIRYFRADEDMGTQIDSLKKVLALDFHMLLCSHNPRESRGREHLQTKLNFLETLYGSTIELWKKGVPEKEIFKTLGLKEDYFIKYFCCGNVSLINGVRSAVRHYEACRKQN, from the coding sequence ATGAGAGTCTGCAAACGCTATGAATTTGACCACGGCATCAAAGGATTCACCCTGGGCTGGTCTCTGGCAGGACCTCCCCTGATGGCGGTTTTTTTCTATGTGTTTGACCGGGTCATGATTGACACGGGCCAGTCCCGCATGGCAGGGGAATCTCTTGCCATTGCCCGGCGACATCGGGTGGACCGGGTCTTTTTAACCCACCATCACGAAGACCATTCCGGCAATGGGGCCTTGATTCACAACGCCTTGGGCGCCGAAATTTTCGGCCATGGGTTGACCAGAGAAAAATTGAAAAAACCCTATAAAATCCTGCCCTACCAGCACTATGTCTGGGGGACAACCACGCCTGTGGAGGTGAGCCCTTTGCCTGAATTCTTGGAAACCAGCCTGGGCAGGATGATACCCATTCACACCCCGGGTCATTCCCTGGACCACCTGGTCTATTATCTGCCGGAAAAGGGAGTGGTGTTTTCCGGGGATCTGTATCTGGGGGACAGGATCCGCTATTTCAGGGCAGATGAGGATATGGGCACCCAGATTGATTCCTTGAAAAAGGTCCTGGCATTGGATTTTCATATGCTTTTATGCAGCCATAATCCCAGGGAAAGCAGGGGCCGGGAGCATCTTCAAACCAAACTGAATTTTTTGGAAACCCTCTACGGCAGCACCATTGAATTGTGGAAAAAAGGGGTGCCGGAAAAAGAAATTTTTAAAACCCTTGGCTTAAAAGAAGATTATTTTATCAAGTATTTCTGCTGTGGCAATGTGAGCTTGATCAATGGGGTAAGATCGGCTGTCCGGCACTACGAGGCCTGCCGAAAACAGAATTAG